The following coding sequences lie in one Cucurbita pepo subsp. pepo cultivar mu-cu-16 chromosome LG13, ASM280686v2, whole genome shotgun sequence genomic window:
- the LOC111808237 gene encoding U6 snRNA phosphodiesterase has translation MEALMASYGGSSSDEDVDTVSPSSASASASASLPQLSDETESFLPLPPPPLSLLDFPNSTSALDDLPIGQAARVRSFPHVQGNYAVHLYIPVYIPTNARKEVALFLKKLSKLVPALHLVDIDIPLDILCKDDHKLEQALAREFHISLSRTVPIRVHQIDSIVTMLRQKLQSQRRYWIDFSKWETFVNDDLSRTFLSMEIIAGGLMEIRKHIQVVNEVYKLHNLPEFYKEGRPHISLAWALGDLSKLLSQSVHDEMKKSMVKEKSKRCIFTAKFNGIECKIGKKMFKICKFPDE, from the exons ATGGAGGCTCTGATGGCTTCTTATGGCGGAAGCTCGTCGGATGAAGATGTGGATACAGTTTCCCCTTCATCAGCATCAGCATCAGCTTCGGCTTCACTACCTCAGCTCTCCGATGAGACTGAGAGTTTTTTACCTCTGCCTCCGCCGCCTCTTTCGCTTCTCGACTTTCCAAATTCCACCT CCGCTTTGGATGATTTACCAATCGGTCAGGCGGCTAGGGTTCGAAGCTTCCCTCACGTTCAAGGAAACTATGCCGTACACCTCTATATCCCAG TGTATATACCAACTAATGCAAGGAAGGAGGTGGCGTTGTTTCTGAAGAAACTTTCCAAACTTGTGCCTGCTCTCCATCTTGTTGATATTGACATTCCTTTAGACATTTTATGTAAAGATGACCACAAGCTTGAGCAAGCATTGGCCAGAGAATTTCACATAAGTTTGTCAAGAACAGTGCCAATCCGAGTACACCAGATCGACTCAATAGTGACAATGCTTCGCCAGAAGCTTCAGTCTCAAAGGCG TTATTGGATTGATTTTAGTAAGTGGGAGACTTTTGTTAACGATGATCTCTCCCGAACCTTTTTGTCAATGGAAATTATTGCTGGAGGGCTAATGGAG ATCAGAAAACATATCCAAGTTGTTAATGAGGTTTATAAGCTCCACAATCTTCCTGAATTTTACAAG GAAGGAAGACCACATATATCTCTTGCCTGGGCATTAGGTGACCTTAGTAAATTATTGAGTCAATCAGTTcatgatgaaatgaaaaagtCCATGGTTAAGGAAAAATCGAAGCGATGTATTTTCACCGCCAAATTCAATGGGATTGAATGTAAGATtggtaaaaaaatgtttaaaatatgtaaatttcCTGATGAATAA
- the LOC111808352 gene encoding endoglucanase 4-like isoform X1, which translates to MVKAMASHNYGDALTKSLLFFEGQRSGKLPPNQRVTWRKDSALRDGLEFGVDLVGGYYDAGDNVKFNFPMAFTTTMLSWSVLEFGKDMGPDLPYAIDSIRWATDYLLKATSVPGFVFAQVGDPYADHVCWERPEDMDTPRTPYAVSKKFPGSEVSAEIAAALAASSIVFKSLDRGYSARLLKRARMVFEFADTYRGSYNESVGAWVCPFYCSYSGYEDELIWGAAWLFKATKAANYWNYITKNGIQSYSDGSFAEFGWDTKHAGINVLISKFVMSGNNYSNFINYADKFVCSVLPESPSVSVSYSPGGLLFKPGGSNMQHSTALSFLLLLYSRYLNQSKRLLYCGNVVASSSRLVQVAKGQVDYILGSNPLGMSYMVGYGSKFPQRIHHRGSSLPSMADHPQRIACSNGHPYFESNNPNPNLLIGAVVGGPDNKDSYADSRVDFVHSEPTTYINAPLVGLLAYLAHTFGRSRCIFFSRRLTNFSGSGLPDPTLEAAYRETLIEACPAGGDNNRIDLDPTTPDEFDKNYFTNLQANRGLLTSDQVLFSTDGADTIEIVNRFAASQEAFFDGFGASMIKMGNIRPLTGTDGEIRLTCTRVNPLPAVADM; encoded by the exons ATGGTTAAAGCTATGGCTTCCCATAACTATGGAGATGCCTTAACCAAAAGCCTATTGTTCTTTGAAGGTCAGAGGTCTGGGAAATTGCCCCCTAATCAAAGGGTCACTTGGAGGAAGGATTCAGCTCTTCGTGATGGCCTTGAATTTGGG GTTGACTTGGTCGGTGGCTACTACGACGCGGGCGACAACGTGAAGTTCAACTTCCCGATGGCGTTCACCACCACCATGCTTTCATGGAGCGTTTTGGAGTTCGGAAAAGACATGGGTCCCGACCTTCCCTACGCCATCGACTCGATCCGATGGGCCACTGACTACTTACTCAAGGCCACAAGTGTGCCAGGCTTTGTCTTCGCTCAAGTTGGCGACCCTTACGCCGATCATGTCTGCTGGGAACGTCCCGAAGATATGGATACACCGAGAACCCCTTACGCCGTTAGCAAGAAGTTCCCCGGCTCCGAGGTCTCCGCCGAGATTGCCGCTGCTCTCGCTGCCTCCTCCATCGTATTCAAGTCTCTCGATAGAGGCTACTCTGCTCGACTTCTTAAAAGAGCTCGAATG gtTTTCGAGTTTGCAGATACTTATCGAGGGTCTTACAACGAGAGCGTCGGGGCATGGGTTTGCCCATTTTATTGCAGCTATAGTGGCTATGAG GATGAACTCATATGGGGAGCTGCATGGTTGTTCAAGGCAACAAAGGCTGCAAATTACTGGAATTATATCACTAAAAATGGTATTCAATCTTACTCTGATGGTAGCTTTGCTGAGTTTGGTTGGGACACCAAACATGCAGGGATTAATGTCCTTATTTCCAAG TTTGTGATGAGCGGAAATAattattccaattttattaattatgctGATAAGTTCGTATGCTCAGTTCTGCCTGAATCCCCCTCTGTATCAGTCTCTTACTCACCag GTGGGCTTCTATTCAAACCCGGAGGAAGTAATATGCAACATTCAACAGCcttatcttttcttcttcttctttattctcGTTACTTGAATCAATCCAAACGCCTCCTTTACTGTGGAAACGTTGTTGCCTCTTCGTCTCGCCTCGTTCAAGTTGCCAAGGGTCAG GTGGATTATATACTAGGAAGCAACCCATTGGGCATGTCATATATGGTGGGATATGGCAGCAAGTTCCCACAAAGGATCCACCACCGTGGCTCGTCGTTGCCATCCATGGCGGACCATCCACAGCGCATTGCATGCTCAAACGGGCATCCATATTTTGAGAGCAACaatccaaaccctaatttgctGATCGGAGCTGTCGTCGGAGGGCCTGATAACAAAGATTCTTATGCAGATTCTCGAGTTGATTTTGTGCATTCAGAGCCAACTACTTATATCAATGCTCCTCTTGTTGGCCTCTTGGCTTACTT AGCGCACACGTTTGGGCGTTCAAGGTGCATATTCTTCAGCAGGCGATTAACCAACTTTAGCGGGTCGGGGCTTCCCGATCCGACTCTAGAGGCAGCCTACCGGGAGACCCTGATCGAGGCATGTCCTGCAGGCGGCGACAACAACCGGATCGACCTGGATCCGACGACTCCAGACGAATTCGACAAGAACTATTTCACGAATCTCCAAGCCAACCGGGGGCTTCTCACCAGCGACCAGGTGCTGTTCTCCACCGACGGCGCCGACACCATCGAGATTGTGAACCGGTTTGCGGCCAGCCAAGAAGCGTTCTTTGATGGGTTTGGAGCGTCCATGATCAAGATGGGGAATATTCGGCCGTTGACTGGAACTGATGGGGAGATTCGTTTGACTTGTACTCGGGTCAATCCTTTGCCGGCTGTGGCAGATATGTAa
- the LOC111808352 gene encoding peroxidase 2-like isoform X2 translates to MPFSKALAYILVATALIVAGPTTAQLSPTFYDARCPNLSSIVEDVVRQALLTDARAGAKLIRFHFHDCFVNGCDGSVLLIDSVEDNIDSEQNAAGNQGIQGENIVNDIKTAVENACPNLVSCADILAIASNSAVVLAGGRGWEVQLGRRDSREANRSGAVSNLPSPFEPLANLTVKFANVGLNSTDLVALSGAHTFGRSRCIFFSRRLTNFSGSGLPDPTLEAAYRETLIEACPAGGDNNRIDLDPTTPDEFDKNYFTNLQANRGLLTSDQVLFSTDGADTIEIVNRFAASQEAFFDGFGASMIKMGNIRPLTGTDGEIRLTCTRVNPLPAVADM, encoded by the exons ATGCCTTTCTCCAAAGCTTTAGCCTATATTCTCGTCGCCACGGCCCTGATCGTTGCTGGACCGACAACGGCGCAGCTGAGCCCGACGTTCTACGACGCGAGATGCCCGAATTTATCCTCCATTGTCGAAGATGTCGTGAGACAAGCTCTCCTAACCGATGCCCGAGCAGGCGCCAAACTCATTCGCTTCCATTTCCACGACTGCTTTGTTAAT GGATGTGACGGGTCGGTTCTACTAATAGATTCCGTTGAAGACAACATCGATAGTGAACAAAACGCAGCGGGAAACCAAGGGATACAAGGCGAAAATATCGTCAATGATATCAAAACTGCCGTTGAAAATGCATGCCCGAATCTCGTCTCGTGTGCTGACATCTTAGCTATTGCGTCGAATTCAGCTGTTGTTTTG GCTGGAGGAAGAGGGTGGGAGGTTCAGCTGGGAAGAAGAGACAGTAGAGAAGCAAATAGATCTGGAGCTGTAAGCAACCTTCCCAGTCCTTTTGAACCTCTTGCAAATCTCACCGTCAAATTCGCCAACGTCGGTCTCAATTCCACCGACCTCGTTGCTTTATCGG GAGCGCACACGTTTGGGCGTTCAAGGTGCATATTCTTCAGCAGGCGATTAACCAACTTTAGCGGGTCGGGGCTTCCCGATCCGACTCTAGAGGCAGCCTACCGGGAGACCCTGATCGAGGCATGTCCTGCAGGCGGCGACAACAACCGGATCGACCTGGATCCGACGACTCCAGACGAATTCGACAAGAACTATTTCACGAATCTCCAAGCCAACCGGGGGCTTCTCACCAGCGACCAGGTGCTGTTCTCCACCGACGGCGCCGACACCATCGAGATTGTGAACCGGTTTGCGGCCAGCCAAGAAGCGTTCTTTGATGGGTTTGGAGCGTCCATGATCAAGATGGGGAATATTCGGCCGTTGACTGGAACTGATGGGGAGATTCGTTTGACTTGTACTCGGGTCAATCCTTTGCCGGCTGTGGCAGATATGTAa